One genomic window of Entelurus aequoreus isolate RoL-2023_Sb linkage group LG07, RoL_Eaeq_v1.1, whole genome shotgun sequence includes the following:
- the pkig gene encoding cAMP-dependent protein kinase inhibitor gamma — translation MMDVEASYSDFINCDRSGRRNAVPDIAGEEKVAASTSDVTKDLAGMELKDAGEPGASPAPEAEGSTSEDAQGGEGPS, via the exons ATGATGGACGTGGAGGCGTCGTACTCCGATTTCATCAACTGTGATCGCAGCGGCCGTAGGAATGCAGTGCCCGACATCGCAGGCGAGGAGAAAGTAGCAGCCAGCACCAGTGACGTCACTAAAGACTTGGCAGGGATGGAGCTGAAGGATGCAG GGGAGCCTGGGGCCTCTCCAGCCCCTGAGGCTGAGGGCTCCACCAGTGAAGATGCCCAAGGAGGCGAAGGTCCGTCCTAA